A segment of the Campylobacter concisus genome:
ATTTTGCCGTTATTTTGCAAAATCAACAGCGCGAGTCTCTCTGATGACGCTTACTTTTATCTCACCAGGATACTGCACCTTGCTCTCGATCTCTTGAGCTATCTCTTTTGCTACAAGTACGGCCTCATCGTCGTTTATGAGCTTGGCATTTGCAATGACGCGAATTTCACGGCCAGCGTTGATCGCATAAGCTTGCTTGATGCCATCTTTGCTTTTTGCGATATTTTCGATTTCTTCGACACGCTTTAAGAAGCTCTCAAGCACCTCACGCCTTGCACCTGGACGAGCCGCACTTAGTGCGTCAGCTGCGCAAACAGCCGCACTTTCTATACTTGTTGCCTCTTCGTGGCCGTGGTGAGCATAGATGGCGTTAATGACTACTGGATGCTCTTTATAGCGTTTACAAATTTCTGCTCCAAGATCAACGTGACTGCCCTCGTACTCGTGAGTTAGCGCCTTACCGATATCGTGAAGTATGCCAGCTCTTTTTGCAAGCTTCTCATCTCCACCACACTCAGCTGCGATGATACCAGCAAGGTGAGCTACTTCAAGGCTGTGAGCCAAGGCATTTTGACCGTAGCTCGCTCTAAATTTAAGCTTGCCTATTAGTTTTACGATCTCTGGATGAATTTTATTTAGACCAAGATCCATGACGATGTTTTCGCCCTCTTCTTGTATGCTTTGCTCAAATTCTTCAGTCACTTTCTTGTGAAGATCTTCTATCCTCGCAGGCTGGATTCTTCCATCCTCTACCAAAAGCTCGATCACTCTTGTTGCGATCGCACGTCTGTAAAGGTTAAAGCTGCTTAAGATGATCGCATGTGGTGTGTCATCAATGATAATATCAACGCCAAGCACCATTTCAAGGGTCTTGATGTTACGTCCCTCTTTGCCAATGATCCTACCTTTTAGCTCATCGTTTTTAATATTTACGACATTTATCAGACGC
Coding sequences within it:
- the rny gene encoding ribonuclease Y, with protein sequence MIEVLIGLGAGVAGVGAGYLYAKKINDANYNIFLEQAKAKAKAIEYEAELTLKNSKISVQEAEFEAKKKYDDKTTKLQKEYASKFDELAKKEKILLNEQELLNESKELFEKDKQDAKITYEEGLNLKATYQNKVEEAIRVLEHAAGLTEEEAKEVVLKKVEEKSRADIAHIVRKYEEEAKREAKKRVNYILAQATSRFAGEFAAERLINVVNIKNDELKGRIIGKEGRNIKTLEMVLGVDIIIDDTPHAIILSSFNLYRRAIATRVIELLVEDGRIQPARIEDLHKKVTEEFEQSIQEEGENIVMDLGLNKIHPEIVKLIGKLKFRASYGQNALAHSLEVAHLAGIIAAECGGDEKLAKRAGILHDIGKALTHEYEGSHVDLGAEICKRYKEHPVVINAIYAHHGHEEATSIESAAVCAADALSAARPGARREVLESFLKRVEEIENIAKSKDGIKQAYAINAGREIRVIANAKLINDDEAVLVAKEIAQEIESKVQYPGEIKVSVIRETRAVDFAK